In Belonocnema kinseyi isolate 2016_QV_RU_SX_M_011 chromosome 4, B_treatae_v1, whole genome shotgun sequence, a single window of DNA contains:
- the LOC117171559 gene encoding leucine-rich repeat-containing protein 45-like gives MLNDHDIFEQMCEKRGVLAPPEVSEAIRVGSSTGELRLSCLSIIVPVCEILAQMLASSSSIKVLDLSDCMLLPKGLSSFLNALCDGSSISYLNLKGNSISGSTVEQLGQVFLHNNTLKILHLEWNSLGSNVECFSAFCEGLSKNHNLEELDLKYNQISPHCAEALSKVLKYNKSLKNLDLAWNTLGLQGGQMMLNGMRENKTIISLNLRGNCLPEEFMESIEQSTYENKRRKLMSETNVSKGIEVAKSYASKENEPINVSEKENRAKIKFLKKKMKRKDRKALHAAEDNQIRNSSTDTDSDFALSKNLTDSRMSESPKDALPDDQNSKMAEVNFKSKELNQILQERTSAIDHLMNEISSKQAEIEEAKSQINHLEEEVSKLKEEKENFNLEKVKEIGELQKAHLEDKESWERAKQDLEDSCNKALTLKKEVESKARRYERDIHKSSVEILALKEQLMASTQAYEDLISRGKTEMHRLRRELKERESRHKIELNILKTSLKETTQALEECQVQLQKCRNELREAAESQSSLKTKLNELEHLALRCTRSEDSLQKIKEEKEILEEKYSDAQRTIGTLQRQVANLQGELVEPQRRYGILKEELDQEREKSDRFKQELSEDRSRLKEQNIQLQKMTLQITALNTQINEIQTSHAETLRERDKERKQLKEMIAHKERDLNDLKAEEVQRAGQLYAAFSKYMSSIGPAST, from the exons cTCAACGGGGGAGTTACGCCTATCCTGCCTCTCCATAATAGTCCCAGTCTGCGAAATCCTTGCTCAGATGTTGGCTTCAAGTTCATCAATAAAAGTCCTCGACTTGAGCGATTGTATGTTGCTTCCAAAAGGTCTGAGCAGTTTCCTGAATGCTCTCTGCGATGGATCCAGTATCAGTTATCTCAATCTAAAAGGAAACAGTATAAGTGGTTCCACTGTCGAACAACTTGGTCAAGTTTTCCTGCACAACAACACCCTCAAAATTCTACATTTGGAATGGAACAGTCTGGGATCCAACGTTGAATGCTTCTCTGCTTTCTGCGAGGGTCTTTCCAAAAATCACAACCTCGAAGAACTCGATCTGAAGTACAATCAAATCTCGCCCCATTGCGCTGAAGCTTTATCCAAAGTCCTGAAGTACAACAAATCTCTAAAAAATCTCGATTTGGCCTGGAACACTTTAGGACTCCAGGGTGGTCAGATGATGTTGAATGGGATGAGGGAAAACAAAACAATCATTAGTTTGAACCTCCGGGGAAATTGTTTGCCAGAAGAGTTCATGGAGTCGATCGAACAATCAACGTACGAGAATAAACGCAGGAAATTGATGTCCGAAACGAACGTTTCCAAGGGAATCGAGGTGGCGAAAAGTTACGCCTCGAAGGAGAATGAACCGATTAATGTGAGTGAAAAAGAAAATAGAGCCAAGATAAAGTTCTTGAAGAAGAAGATGAAAAGGAAAGATAGAAAAGCTTTGCATGCAGCAGAAGATAATCAAATAAGAAATTCGTCCACTGATACAGATTCTGATTTTgctctttcgaaaaatttaactgactcCAGGATGTCAGAGAGTCCAAAAGATGCTCTCCCTGATGATCAGAATTCGAAAATGGCagaagtaaattttaaaagtaaggaGTTAAATCAAATTCTTCAGGAAAGAACTTCTGCGATTGATCATTTAATGAATGAAATCAGCTCCAAGCAGGCAGAAATAGAAGAGGCTAAGTCACAAATCAATCACTTAGAAGAAGAGGTTTCAAAGCTGAAAGAGGAAAAAGAGAATTTCAATTTGGAGAAGGTGAAGGAGATTGGCGAATTGCAAAAAGCTCACCTAGAAGATAAAGAGAGTTGGGAAAGGGCTAAACAAGATTTGGAAGATTCTTGCAACAAggctttgactttaaaaaaagaagttgaatcaAAAGCTCGAAGATACGAACGAGACATTCACAAGAGTTCAGTTGAAATTCTAGCTCTGAAGGAGCAACTTATGGCTTCGACTCAAGCTTACGAGGATTTGATTTCTAGGGGCAAGACTGAGATGCACAGACTTCGAAGAGAATTAAAAGAACGAGAAAGTAGGCACAAAATcgaactaaatattttgaaaacttctctCAAGGAGACTACTCAGGCTTTAGAGGAATGTCAAGTTCAGTTGCAAAAGTGTAGAAACGAATTGAGAGAAGCTGCAGAAAGCCAATCGAGTTTGAAAACAAAACTCAACGAATTGGAACATCTTGCTTTGAGATGTACCAGATCTGAAGATTCTCTGcagaaaataaaagaagagaaggaaattcttgaagaaaaatatagCGATGCTCAGAGAACTATTGGAACCCTTCAGCGGCAGGTTGCAAATCTTCAAGGCGAGTTGGTCGAACCTCAGAGACGATACGGAATTTTGAAGGAAGAACTGGATCAGGAGAGAGAAAAGTCTGATAGATTTAAGCAAGAATTGTCGGAGGATCGTTCCAGATTGAAGGAACAGAATATACAATTGCAAAAAATGACTTTGCAAATTACAGCCTTGAATACGCAAATCAACGAAATCCAGACGAGTCATGCTGAAACACTTCGAGAGAGGGATAAAGAGAGGAAGCAACTGAAGGAAATGATTGCTCATAAAGAACGAGACCTGAATGATTTAAa GGCAGAAGAAGTTCAAAGGGCTGGTCAACTTTATGCCGCATTTAGTAAATACATGAGTTCAATTGGTCCTGCCTCTACGTGa
- the LOC117172055 gene encoding uncharacterized protein LOC117172055: MNDLTYDISAEDEEWTSRDESEHAVFNRAFRSPYNDSLPMNPDRPISPILAAGTRKCLIRNSSKESQQSRFSESLKNVSGDDFLNKTLPPEEESNNSVSGEIEKFAHSQASEHFDSGFFSNVSSNISFRFPPYLQQLKSILEDSDLDNMTSKILSGSQLMTIIENLRKGPMPNLPQTGKFSETITDLATILDKSSKPITIDQLNLILHYTLQADYNYTSEHSSETDSCFLSFIEISELLDFDPSQTGIVMEIIRQLITIEYQRRKANLSETLLCCHASSTTAIPKTPGNTFELNAVEQGSNRMENKEYFSMPLPSSDEPNKENKFPPSSESCHLPSINKYMDKSQKKKHVVTPRFKGNEDKEDFMNSTSKDEDTLLTWETKFIFEEQTSKTSLRRSMSLINILREESETLEDLKFVKGHHQISKIPNLVQKTSRFAAVQPHPVKKNFGFKNDVPSTLVTQTKKIPTQEKKNSLQKLDTRVKNASSKMPTSTKIQHIKGKNCTNWKTPSPNKSSKFRRSGSVDSSNILSVAEARRLFSPNARLQGAQEQNLVIPRIRIISSSPERRMNRTPMVLNREKILRPKTPNNILTRKPWRS, encoded by the exons ATGAACGACTTAACCTATGATATCTCGGCTGAGGACGAGGAATGGACTAGTCgag acgaATCAGAGCACGCCGTTTTCAATAGAGCTTTTCGCTCACCGTATAATGATTCTCTTCCGATGAATCCAGACAGACCAATATCTCCCATTCTAGCAGCAGGAACtagaaaatgtttaataagaaatTCCTCCAAAGAATCTCAACAATCAAGATTCAGTGAATCGTTAAAAAATGTCTCTGGTGATGATTTTCTGAACAAGACACTCCCCCCAGAAGAGGAAAGCAACAATTCAGTTTCcggtgaaattgaaaaatttgcacaCTCCCAGGCCTCTGAACATTTTGATTCCGGATTTTTCTCGAATGTATCTTCGAATATTTCTTTCCGCTTTCCGCCGTATCTCCAACAGTTGAAGTCTATTTTAGAGGACTCTGATTTGGACAACATGACTTCCAAAATACTTTCGGGCTCACAATTAATGACCATAATCGAGAATTTGCGAAAAGGTCCAATGCCAAATTTACCCCAGACTGGAAAATTCAGTGAAACTATCACGGATCTCGCAACGATTTTGGATAAGTCCTCAAAGCCAATCACAATCGATCAGCTCAATCTTATTCTCCACTACACTTTGCAGGCTGATTATAATTACACTTCGGAACATTCGAGTGAAACTGACAGTTGCTTCCTCAGTTTCATAGAAATTTCGGAGCTACTTGATTTCGATCCGAGTCAAACTGGAATCGTGATGGAAATCATCAGACAACTAATCACCATTGAATATCAAAGAAGAAAAGCGAATCTAAGTGAAACTTTGCTCTGTTGTCATGCTTCTTCAACAACCGCGATACCGAAAACACCGGGAAATACTTTCGAGCTGAATGCAGTTGAACAGGGTTCGAATAGAATGGAAAATAAGGAATATTTTTCGATGCCTCTGCCTTCCAGTGATGAACCgaacaaggaaaataaatttcctcCTTCCTCCGAATCTTGTCATTTACCTAGTATCAATAAATATATGGACAAATCCCAGAAGAAAAAGCACGTGGTTACTCCTCGCTTCAAAGGAAATGAAGATAAAGAAGATTTTATGAATTCTACCTCGAAAGACGAGGATACCTTGTTGACTTGGGAGACAAAGTTCATTTTTGAGGAGCAAACTTCTAAAACGAGTCTGAGAAGAAGTATGTCGTTGATTAACATCTTAAGAGAAGAatctgaaactttggaagatttaaaatttgttaagggACATCATCAAATCAG CAAAATCCCAAACCTTGTGCAAAAGACTTCTCGATTTGCTGCAGTTCAACCACATCCAGTGAAAAAGAACTTTGGATTCAAAAATGATGTACCGTCCACTTTGGTAacccaaacaaaaaaaatcccgactcaagagaaaaaaaattctttgcaaaaaCTTGACACCAGGGTCAAAAACGCTTCTAGTAAAATGCCAACGTCGACTAAAATCCAGcatattaaaggaaaaaattgtactaattgGAAGACACCATCACCCAACAAAAGTTCCAAATTTCGAAGATCTGGTAGTGTCGATTCGAGTAATATTCTTTCAGTTGCAGAGGCAAGGAGACTTTTTTCCCCTAACGCAAGACTACAAg GAGCTCAGGAACAAAATCTTGTCATTCCACGAATTAGAATAATAAGTTCTTCTCCAGAAAGGCGTATGAATAGGACTCCTATGGTACTGAACCGCGAGAAAATTCTTCGGCCCAAAACCCCAAACAATATCTTAACAAGGAAACCCTGGAGGTCATAA